One part of the Rickettsia akari str. Hartford genome encodes these proteins:
- the ppdK gene encoding pyruvate, phosphate dikinase, with translation MKKLIYYFGSNGSDGNASMKNVLGNKGAGLAEMSNLKLPIPDGFTITTDLCNYFYTHNNNFPKNFQNDLKKAITKLEITTGKIFGSTSNPLLLSVRSGSTISMPGMMDTILNLGMNNEVCNALADSCGDKRFALDSYKRFLEMYGSTVLSIPSDLFEQIYEKHKIQADIHKDSDITVELLEKIIEDFKRLHIKYTKQLINDPYEQLESAIKAVLHSWMSNRAVIYRKINNISECFGTAINIQAMVFGNLGKTSATGVAFTRSPATGEKKLFGEFLINAQGEDIVSGTRTPMPIIANGSNSMQAMMPEVFKELSQIARKLEEHYLDVQDIEFTIENNKLYILQTRTAKRTAIAAINIAVQMVEEKLISKEQALMRIDPESLNQLLHTSIDYSKGFTSIADGLPASPGAATGIAVFSPYDAEKLSHHHKVILVRHDTSPEDINGMHVSSGIVTIRGGMTSHAAVVARGMGKPCVCGTSNLSIDEKKQILTAGDIVIKQGDIITIDGGSGKIFLGEMPLIQPTFSEESKLILDWADEISSLKVRANAETVNDALVSIKLGAQGIGLCRSEHMFFDKNKIPLVREMIIAPDIERRKLAVQKLLPLQTEDFKALFRVMKDKPVNIRLLDPPLHEFLPTTEEDKKDLANSLNLPLSMINQRLHAMHEVNPMLGHRGCRLGICSPEIYKMQIEAVFTAMFELHKKEHIECNLELMIPLISNVGEIKKLKMDIYEVIEELEQRYRYKFSFTLGTMIELPRAALDSKKIAKEVDYFSFGTNDLTQTTYGISRDDIASFLPYYLEEKIFESDPFTTLDEEGVGELIEIAIKRGKSSNANLKLGACGEHAGNPASIAFFHRMNLKYVSCSPYRIPIARIAAAQAKIKHG, from the coding sequence ATGAAAAAATTAATTTATTATTTTGGCAGTAATGGTAGTGACGGAAACGCTAGCATGAAGAATGTCCTTGGTAACAAAGGTGCCGGTCTTGCTGAAATGTCTAATCTAAAACTCCCTATTCCTGATGGTTTTACAATAACTACGGATCTATGTAATTACTTTTATACCCACAATAATAACTTTCCTAAAAATTTTCAAAACGACTTAAAAAAGGCTATCACCAAACTTGAAATAACTACCGGTAAAATTTTCGGCAGCACAAGCAATCCACTATTATTATCGGTTCGTTCGGGTTCTACGATTTCAATGCCTGGAATGATGGATACTATCCTTAATCTTGGCATGAATAACGAAGTGTGTAATGCTCTTGCGGATTCCTGTGGTGATAAACGATTTGCTCTTGATAGTTACAAAAGATTTCTAGAAATGTATGGTTCAACGGTATTATCTATACCTAGTGATCTATTTGAACAAATTTATGAAAAGCACAAGATTCAAGCCGATATTCATAAAGATAGTGATATTACCGTAGAATTATTAGAAAAAATTATTGAAGATTTTAAACGGTTGCATATTAAGTATACTAAGCAACTAATTAATGATCCTTATGAACAATTAGAATCGGCAATTAAAGCGGTGCTGCATTCTTGGATGAGTAATAGAGCGGTTATATATAGAAAAATCAATAATATTTCGGAGTGTTTCGGTACGGCTATTAATATCCAAGCAATGGTTTTCGGTAATTTAGGTAAAACTTCAGCTACGGGAGTTGCTTTTACTAGATCACCTGCTACAGGAGAAAAAAAGCTCTTTGGAGAGTTTTTAATAAATGCTCAAGGTGAAGACATAGTATCTGGAACTAGAACACCTATGCCTATTATTGCCAATGGTTCAAATTCTATGCAAGCAATGATGCCGGAAGTGTTTAAGGAATTATCACAAATTGCGAGAAAGCTTGAAGAACATTACTTAGATGTGCAGGATATAGAATTTACTATAGAAAATAATAAGCTATATATCTTACAAACACGTACTGCAAAAAGAACAGCCATCGCTGCTATTAATATTGCCGTACAAATGGTAGAAGAAAAGCTTATTTCTAAAGAACAAGCCTTAATGCGAATCGATCCGGAATCATTAAATCAATTATTGCATACAAGTATTGATTACAGTAAAGGGTTTACTTCTATTGCCGACGGGCTTCCTGCGTCTCCAGGTGCTGCAACTGGTATTGCAGTATTCTCGCCTTATGATGCTGAAAAATTATCTCATCATCATAAAGTAATTTTAGTACGTCATGATACAAGCCCCGAAGATATTAACGGAATGCATGTTTCTTCAGGTATTGTAACTATTAGAGGCGGAATGACTTCACATGCCGCAGTTGTGGCAAGAGGTATGGGGAAGCCTTGTGTGTGCGGTACAAGTAATTTATCTATAGATGAAAAAAAGCAAATATTAACAGCAGGTGATATAGTTATTAAACAAGGTGATATTATCACGATTGATGGAGGTAGCGGTAAAATCTTCTTAGGTGAAATGCCGTTAATTCAACCTACTTTCAGTGAGGAATCAAAGTTAATTTTAGATTGGGCAGACGAAATTAGTAGCTTAAAAGTTCGTGCAAATGCCGAAACGGTTAACGATGCTTTAGTATCTATAAAGTTGGGGGCTCAAGGTATAGGTTTGTGTCGTAGCGAACATATGTTTTTTGATAAAAATAAAATTCCTTTAGTAAGGGAAATGATTATTGCTCCTGATATAGAACGTAGAAAGCTTGCCGTGCAGAAATTATTGCCTCTGCAAACGGAGGATTTTAAAGCTTTATTCAGAGTGATGAAAGATAAACCGGTAAATATTAGATTACTTGATCCGCCGTTACATGAGTTTTTACCTACTACTGAAGAAGATAAAAAGGATTTGGCAAACAGCTTAAATCTACCTTTGTCCATGATTAATCAACGTCTTCATGCTATGCATGAAGTAAATCCTATGCTCGGTCACCGTGGATGTAGACTTGGTATATGTTCACCGGAAATTTACAAAATGCAAATTGAAGCAGTTTTTACGGCTATGTTTGAGCTACATAAAAAAGAACATATAGAATGTAACTTAGAACTAATGATTCCTTTAATTAGCAATGTAGGTGAAATAAAAAAGCTTAAAATGGATATTTATGAGGTAATAGAGGAATTAGAACAACGTTATAGATATAAATTTTCTTTTACGCTTGGTACTATGATAGAACTACCAAGGGCAGCGCTCGACAGTAAGAAAATAGCTAAGGAAGTTGACTATTTTAGTTTTGGTACTAATGATTTAACTCAGACTACATATGGAATTTCTAGAGATGATATTGCATCTTTTCTTCCATATTATTTAGAAGAAAAGATTTTTGAATCCGATCCATTTACTACTCTAGATGAAGAAGGAGTAGGAGAATTAATTGAAATTGCTATAAAACGAGGGAAAAGCAGTAATGCTAATTTGAAACTCGGAGCTTGTGGGGAACATGCAGGAAACCCTGCTTCTATAGCATTTTTTCATAGAATGAATTTAAAATATGTTTCTTGCTCTCCATACCGTATCCCTATAGCAAGAATCGCCGCAGCGCAAGCTAAGATTAAACACGGGTGA
- the pgeF gene encoding peptidoglycan editing factor PgeF: MEGLINESVYYKIFDKTFNNSSHRYIKKNNSINEAEIVENKKSITTYFKAQDILILNQVHSNQIVNADKSTIAVPEADGSITTKKNLVLAVQSADCVPVLLASGDGKIIGAAHAGWKGSINNIISNIVTKMIEKGAKNLIAVIGPAIAQSSYEVDDEYYKTFLSKDINNKQFFINSIKENHYMFDLPAFAELKLKEAGVKDIKNIAEDTYTNPLKYPSKRRSYHLQEPYNQNILSAIVIK, translated from the coding sequence ATGGAAGGATTAATCAACGAATCAGTTTATTATAAAATTTTTGATAAAACATTCAATAATTCTAGTCATAGATATATAAAAAAAAATAACTCTATAAATGAAGCAGAAATAGTTGAAAACAAAAAATCTATTACTACTTATTTTAAAGCACAAGATATTTTAATTTTAAACCAAGTACATAGCAATCAAATTGTTAATGCTGATAAGTCCACAATTGCCGTACCTGAAGCAGACGGCAGCATTACAACTAAAAAAAATTTAGTATTAGCTGTACAATCGGCAGATTGTGTACCGGTACTACTTGCAAGCGGCGATGGTAAGATAATAGGAGCGGCACACGCAGGTTGGAAAGGCAGCATCAACAATATTATTAGTAATATAGTTACTAAAATGATAGAAAAAGGAGCAAAGAATTTAATAGCAGTGATCGGTCCTGCTATAGCTCAAAGTTCATATGAAGTTGATGATGAATATTATAAAACTTTCTTAAGTAAAGATATTAACAATAAACAGTTTTTTATAAACTCGATAAAGGAAAATCATTATATGTTTGATTTACCGGCTTTTGCAGAGTTAAAACTTAAAGAAGCAGGTGTTAAAGATATAAAAAATATTGCTGAAGATACTTACACAAATCCATTAAAATATCCAAGTAAAAGACGCTCATATCATTTGCAAGAACCTTATAATCAGAATATATTATCAGCTATCGTAATTAAATAA